A window of the Anomalospiza imberbis isolate Cuckoo-Finch-1a 21T00152 unplaced genomic scaffold, ASM3175350v1 scaffold_100, whole genome shotgun sequence genome harbors these coding sequences:
- the LOC137465646 gene encoding RNA-binding protein FUS-like: MASNDYSQTATQSYGAYPAPPSQSYSQGGGQSYSQQSYGGYGQSSDTGYGQGGYSSSYGQSQSGYSAPAAPPSYGSGGFGSGQSSQGSYGQSSSYPGYSQPPAAASASGR, from the exons ATTACAGCCAGACGGCGACGCAAAG ctaCGGCGCCTACCCCGCCCCGCCAAGCCAGAGCTACTCGCAGGGCGGGGGGCAGAGCTACTCGCAGCAGAGCTACGGGGGCTACGGGCAGAGCTCGGACACGGGCTACGGCCAGGGGGGGTACAGCTCCTCCTACGGGCAGAGCCAGAGCG GTTACTCGGCGCCGGCGGCTCCTCCCTCCTACGGCTCCGGCGGCTTCGGCTCCGggcagagctcccagggcaGCTACGGCCAGAGCTCCTCCTACCCCGGCTACTCCCAGCCCCCCGCGGCTGCCTCGGCCTCCGGCAGGTga